In a genomic window of Longimicrobium sp.:
- a CDS encoding putative ABC exporter domain-containing protein: protein MNPGLRLLALRLARGRIRLIGRRMRTVRGAIGIGGTVLFLLAFAALQVWRATTPGMRGGTPSPETLRTFVPALVTVLTIIAAVSERGLYFSPAETGFLFPAPVGRRELLLYNLVTRLGIQVLSGLWVSVYTVLYAPLPAAGFAAVMLAFVFMYVAAQALALGAMAAESYLSPLVRRLVRAAVIAGVLLIVASAAMSAAPGTAGQRFRVILESPVVRAVSIVARPFGELFAATTAGAAIGWGIASMGLIALAALLVLSFDVAYTERSLAVGQRVQRRLSRMLSTSGDGEGAAAGPPPRFRLRAPRVALPGRAGPLAWRQMTELLRTPRALVSPLIFGAVWLVAMFGGIHASEGDAEAMQTSVLTTALLMPVIFGNPLPFDFRRDLDRMAFLRSLPLRPVAVAVGQIFPAAVFFALFELLVMCGAAALTGAVPAGWMVVAAALVLPVAWCTAALENLLFLWMPYRVGPDGRAGAQFLGKALLLMLMKVVTLGIVGFAGFAAWYGMRILGAPLSLALIAAALAMSIPCIPLTWWVGRTFARFDLTRAAAAP from the coding sequence GTGAATCCCGGGCTGCGCCTGCTTGCGCTGCGCCTGGCCCGCGGCCGCATCCGCCTCATCGGCCGGCGGATGCGCACGGTGCGCGGGGCGATCGGCATCGGGGGGACGGTGCTCTTCCTCCTCGCCTTCGCCGCGCTGCAGGTGTGGCGCGCGACTACGCCGGGGATGCGCGGCGGCACGCCGTCTCCCGAGACGCTGCGGACCTTCGTTCCGGCGCTGGTGACGGTGCTGACGATCATCGCCGCGGTCAGCGAGCGCGGGCTATACTTCTCCCCGGCGGAGACCGGCTTCCTCTTCCCCGCGCCCGTGGGCCGGCGCGAGCTGCTGCTGTACAACCTGGTTACGCGGCTCGGCATCCAGGTCCTCTCCGGCCTCTGGGTCTCCGTCTACACCGTGCTCTACGCGCCCCTCCCCGCCGCCGGCTTCGCGGCGGTGATGCTGGCGTTCGTGTTCATGTACGTGGCCGCGCAGGCGCTGGCGCTCGGCGCCATGGCGGCAGAGTCGTATCTCTCCCCGCTCGTGCGAAGGCTGGTGCGCGCGGCGGTGATCGCGGGCGTGCTGCTGATCGTGGCCTCCGCGGCGATGAGCGCCGCGCCGGGGACGGCCGGTCAGCGCTTCCGCGTGATCCTCGAATCCCCCGTGGTGCGCGCCGTCTCCATCGTCGCCCGCCCCTTCGGCGAGCTGTTCGCGGCGACCACGGCCGGCGCGGCAATCGGGTGGGGGATCGCGTCGATGGGATTGATCGCCCTGGCCGCGCTTCTCGTCCTCTCGTTCGACGTCGCCTACACCGAGCGTTCGCTTGCCGTCGGCCAGCGCGTGCAGCGGCGGTTGAGCCGGATGCTGTCCACGAGCGGCGATGGCGAGGGCGCCGCCGCCGGGCCGCCGCCGCGCTTCCGGCTGCGCGCGCCGCGGGTGGCGCTTCCCGGGCGCGCGGGGCCGCTGGCGTGGCGGCAGATGACGGAGCTGCTGCGCACGCCGCGGGCGCTGGTGTCGCCCCTCATCTTCGGCGCCGTCTGGCTGGTGGCCATGTTCGGCGGCATCCACGCCTCGGAGGGCGACGCGGAGGCGATGCAGACGTCGGTGCTCACGACCGCGCTGCTGATGCCGGTGATCTTTGGCAACCCGCTCCCGTTCGACTTCCGGCGCGACCTGGACCGGATGGCGTTCCTGCGCTCGCTCCCGCTCCGCCCCGTGGCCGTCGCCGTCGGCCAGATCTTCCCCGCCGCGGTCTTCTTCGCGCTCTTCGAGCTGCTGGTGATGTGCGGCGCCGCGGCGCTCACCGGCGCCGTGCCGGCGGGGTGGATGGTGGTCGCCGCGGCGCTGGTCCTCCCGGTCGCGTGGTGCACGGCGGCGCTGGAGAACCTGCTTTTCCTGTGGATGCCCTACCGCGTGGGCCCCGACGGCCGCGCCGGCGCGCAGTTCCTGGGCAAGGCATTGCTGCTGATGCTGATGAAGGTGGTCACGCTGGGCATCGTCGGCTTCGCGGGATTCGCGGCGTGGTACGGGATGCGGATCCTCGGCGCGCCCCTTTCCCTCGCGCTGATCGCGGCGGCGCTGGCGATGTCGATCCCCTGCATCCCGCTGACGTGGTGGGTGGGGCGGACGTTCGCGCGGTTCGATCTCACGCGGGCGGCGGCGGCGCCGTAG
- a CDS encoding 4a-hydroxytetrahydrobiopterin dehydratase translates to MTDLSSGRCEPCRKGAPMVTDAEAAELLAQLPDWTIVERDGIRRLERVFPLPTFVAALAFTLRIGEIAEEEGHHPALLTEWGRVTVTWWTHKIGGLHRNDFVMAAKTDEEYRRLQSAAETESA, encoded by the coding sequence ATGACGGACCTTTCCAGCGGCCGATGCGAACCCTGCCGCAAAGGCGCGCCGATGGTGACGGACGCGGAAGCCGCGGAGCTCCTCGCGCAGCTGCCGGATTGGACGATCGTGGAGCGCGACGGAATCCGGCGGCTGGAGCGCGTCTTCCCGCTCCCCACCTTCGTGGCCGCGCTCGCCTTCACCCTGCGCATCGGCGAGATCGCGGAGGAGGAAGGGCATCACCCCGCGCTCCTCACCGAGTGGGGCCGCGTCACCGTGACCTGGTGGACGCACAAGATCGGCGGGCTGCACCGCAACGACTTCGTAATGGCCGCGAAGACGGACGAGGAGTACCGCCGCCTCCAGAGCGCCGCCGAAACGGAAAGTGCGTGA
- a CDS encoding PIG-L family deacetylase, which translates to MIALPRHQPAHEYVLPASRQEDPRVAALLACFRAPAGERTPPRTLIVGAHPDDETMGPGGMLPRFPDGTLEVLHVTDGAPRNRRQWGRNEHATWDEYAAARRAEVLRALAVAGIAPERAHRLGVMDAEAALDMAGLTRSLRDAFDRLRPEVVITHPYEGGHTDHDATAFAARAACRLLERDGARPPALMEFTSYFNLRGERIYNRFLPFDGAPVTEVTLTPAERDRKRRMFDVYHTQHGVLRDMPVRFERYRPAPRYDFGAAPHAGRLRYELYPQGMQGKRWRALALEAFEKLGLPRFY; encoded by the coding sequence ATGATCGCCTTGCCCCGGCACCAGCCGGCCCACGAGTACGTGCTTCCCGCGTCGCGCCAGGAGGACCCGCGCGTGGCCGCGCTGCTGGCGTGCTTCCGCGCGCCCGCCGGCGAGCGCACCCCGCCGCGAACGCTGATCGTGGGCGCGCACCCCGACGACGAGACGATGGGGCCGGGCGGGATGCTCCCCCGCTTTCCCGACGGGACGCTGGAGGTGCTGCACGTGACCGACGGGGCGCCGCGGAACCGGCGGCAGTGGGGGCGCAACGAGCACGCGACGTGGGACGAGTACGCCGCCGCCCGCCGGGCCGAGGTGCTGCGCGCGCTGGCCGTCGCGGGGATCGCTCCCGAGCGCGCGCACCGGCTGGGGGTGATGGACGCCGAGGCCGCGCTGGACATGGCCGGGCTCACGCGCAGCCTGCGGGACGCCTTCGACCGCCTGCGCCCGGAGGTGGTGATCACGCATCCGTACGAGGGCGGCCACACCGACCACGACGCCACCGCCTTCGCCGCGCGCGCCGCCTGCCGCCTGCTGGAGCGCGACGGCGCGCGGCCGCCCGCGCTGATGGAGTTCACCTCGTACTTCAACCTGCGCGGCGAGCGGATCTACAACCGCTTCCTCCCTTTCGACGGCGCGCCGGTGACCGAGGTGACGCTGACCCCCGCCGAGCGCGACCGCAAGCGGCGGATGTTCGACGTCTACCACACGCAGCACGGCGTCCTGCGCGACATGCCCGTGCGCTTCGAGCGCTACCGCCCGGCCCCGCGCTACGACTTCGGCGCCGCGCCGCACGCCGGCCGCCTGCGCTACGAGCTGTATCCGCAGGGGATGCAGGGAAAGCGGTGGAGGGCGCTCGCGCTCGAGGCCTTCGAAAAGCTGGGGCTCCCCCGGTTCTACTGA
- a CDS encoding vWA domain-containing protein — MRFTRYGKYTGNLADALNLQSLLDQLSDFLLQSGFAGGQMHHPYWGEFGGEDDDRSLDSLKDALLRALLESGMLTPEMVAQLRGDAEPDDEVRAQIAELLDRLIERMVEEGYLNVNEPPQMPGSYEEMKDGQGKIDDAREAARQVEFSLTGKGIDFLGWRTLRHLLSAMGKSSFGSHETPHLATGVEAEAASRPYEFGDVMNLDIPATLKSALAREGLRDDGSIPLEYGDLHVHQAEYRSSCATVLMLDTSHSMILYGEDRFTPAKKVALALTHLIRTQFPGDTLKVVTFGDEAHEIPIGQLAQAQVGPFHTNTAAGLKLARRLLLAQNKDMRQIVMITDGKPSAITMPDGRIYKNSMGLDQLVLRETFHEVGACRKSGVLINTFMLARDPYLVAFVNQVSAIARGKAYFTSTMTLGQYIMRDFLRRKTRRAG, encoded by the coding sequence ATGCGCTTCACCCGATACGGCAAGTACACCGGGAACCTGGCCGACGCGCTGAACCTGCAGTCGCTGCTGGACCAGCTGTCGGACTTCCTGCTGCAGAGCGGCTTCGCGGGCGGGCAGATGCACCACCCGTACTGGGGCGAGTTCGGGGGCGAGGACGACGACCGCTCGCTGGACTCGCTGAAGGACGCCCTTCTCCGCGCGCTGCTGGAGAGCGGGATGCTGACGCCCGAGATGGTGGCGCAGCTGCGCGGCGACGCCGAGCCCGACGACGAGGTGCGGGCGCAGATCGCCGAGCTGCTGGACCGGCTGATCGAGCGGATGGTGGAGGAGGGGTATCTCAACGTGAACGAGCCGCCGCAGATGCCCGGCTCGTACGAGGAGATGAAGGACGGGCAGGGGAAGATCGACGACGCGCGTGAGGCGGCGCGGCAGGTGGAGTTCAGCCTGACGGGGAAGGGGATCGACTTCCTGGGCTGGAGGACGCTCCGGCATCTGCTCTCGGCGATGGGGAAGAGCAGCTTCGGCTCGCACGAGACGCCGCACCTGGCCACCGGCGTGGAGGCCGAGGCCGCCAGCCGCCCGTACGAGTTCGGCGACGTGATGAACCTGGACATCCCCGCCACGCTGAAGAGCGCCCTGGCGCGCGAGGGGCTGCGGGACGACGGATCGATCCCGCTGGAATACGGCGACCTGCACGTGCACCAGGCCGAGTACCGCTCCAGCTGCGCCACCGTGCTGATGCTGGACACCAGCCACAGCATGATCCTGTACGGCGAGGACCGCTTCACGCCCGCCAAGAAGGTGGCGCTCGCCCTCACGCACCTCATTCGCACGCAGTTCCCCGGCGACACGCTGAAGGTGGTGACCTTCGGCGACGAGGCGCACGAGATCCCCATCGGGCAGCTGGCGCAGGCGCAGGTGGGCCCCTTCCACACCAACACCGCGGCGGGGCTGAAGCTGGCGCGGCGGCTGCTGCTGGCGCAGAACAAGGACATGCGCCAGATCGTGATGATCACCGACGGAAAGCCGTCGGCCATCACCATGCCCGACGGGCGCATCTACAAGAACAGCATGGGGCTGGACCAGCTGGTGCTGCGCGAGACCTTCCACGAGGTGGGTGCCTGCCGCAAGAGCGGGGTGCTGATCAACACCTTCATGCTGGCGCGCGACCCGTACCTGGTCGCCTTCGTGAACCAGGTCTCGGCCATCGCCCGCGGCAAGGCGTACTTCACCAGCACCATGACGCTGGGCCAGTACATCATGCGCGACTTCCTGCGCCGCAAGACCCGCCGCGCGGGGTAG
- a CDS encoding ABC transporter ATP-binding protein — MTEPAAAPPVIEIAGLSKHYGDRVAVDGLTFSVPPGEIVGLVGPNGAGKTTTLRAIAGIHPPSSGTIRVAGFDVVRHPVEARRHLAMVPDEPALFASLTVWEHLEFTARIYGVRDWRGPAAALLDEMELGDRRQSLADELSRGMRQKVAVACALLHDPAALLFDEPLTGLDPRGIRTLYEAIRRRAAEGAAVLLSSHLLGQIETLCTGFAVMRQGRLLFAGTREEMRDRYAQVGGSLEEVFFHLTEGAAPPVMEAGAR, encoded by the coding sequence ATGACCGAGCCCGCCGCCGCCCCGCCGGTGATCGAGATCGCCGGCCTGTCCAAGCACTACGGCGACCGCGTGGCCGTGGACGGGCTCACCTTCTCCGTGCCGCCGGGCGAGATCGTGGGCCTGGTCGGCCCCAACGGCGCGGGGAAGACGACCACGCTGCGGGCCATCGCCGGCATCCATCCGCCCAGCTCGGGGACGATTCGCGTGGCCGGCTTCGACGTGGTGCGCCACCCCGTGGAGGCGCGCCGCCATCTTGCGATGGTGCCTGACGAGCCGGCGCTCTTCGCCTCGCTGACGGTGTGGGAGCACCTGGAGTTCACCGCGCGCATCTACGGCGTGCGCGACTGGCGCGGTCCCGCGGCGGCGCTGCTGGACGAGATGGAGCTGGGCGACCGCCGCCAGTCGCTGGCCGACGAGCTGTCGCGGGGGATGCGGCAGAAGGTGGCGGTGGCGTGCGCGCTCCTGCACGACCCCGCCGCGCTCCTGTTCGACGAGCCGCTGACCGGGCTGGACCCGCGCGGCATCCGCACGCTGTACGAGGCCATCCGCCGCCGCGCGGCGGAAGGGGCGGCGGTCCTTCTCTCCAGCCATCTCCTCGGCCAGATCGAGACGCTCTGCACCGGCTTCGCGGTCATGCGCCAGGGCCGCCTCCTGTTCGCGGGGACGCGGGAGGAGATGCGCGACCGGTACGCGCAGGTGGGCGGCTCGCTGGAGGAGGTCTTCTTCCACCTCACCGAGGGCGCCGCGCCGCCGGTGATGGAAGCGGGCGCGCGGTGA
- a CDS encoding Fic family protein produces MADLAKSVQLGGKAVEIMGVGPAPDGKYLHWDELRHRQPPSNLSLEEWWFGVKLARSIALKPIPLRDKAGRPFKYMLPDSVLRLLHIIDQNASGGIQLAEEVTNPGTRDRYIVNSLIEESITSSQLEGASTTAEVARDMIRSGRRPIDRSERMILNNFAAMRFVQENRANPLTPALVFELHRIVTDGTLDDGKSAGEFRTDEDDIVVSDPYGNTLHVPPPAGELPDRMAAMCEFANSKGTDGAFMYPVVRAILLHFWLAFDHPFVDGNGRTARALFYWSMLADRYWLAEYISISRILKKAPGQYGRAFLFTETDDNDLTYFVLYQLSVIDRAIEDLKAYLRKKMAELREVQALLKRSADLNHRQLALLGHALKHPGRSYTVQSHQTSHRISTGTARTDLLDLTARHLLDKRKAGKAFIFTAAEDLPTRLKASSAEKVSPPRNATGRPD; encoded by the coding sequence CGGCAGCCACCCTCGAATCTTTCCCTCGAAGAATGGTGGTTCGGTGTCAAGCTGGCCAGAAGCATCGCCCTGAAGCCGATCCCGTTGCGAGACAAGGCCGGGCGGCCGTTCAAGTACATGCTGCCCGATTCGGTGCTCCGGCTTCTGCACATCATCGATCAGAACGCGAGCGGGGGCATTCAACTCGCCGAGGAAGTGACGAATCCGGGAACGAGAGATCGCTATATCGTCAATTCGCTGATCGAGGAGTCGATTACGTCGAGCCAGCTGGAAGGCGCGTCGACGACCGCCGAAGTCGCCCGGGACATGATTCGCTCGGGCCGGCGGCCGATCGACCGCAGCGAACGCATGATTCTGAACAATTTCGCCGCCATGCGATTCGTCCAGGAGAACCGCGCGAACCCTCTGACCCCTGCGCTGGTGTTCGAACTGCACCGGATCGTGACCGATGGGACCCTGGATGACGGGAAGAGCGCAGGCGAGTTCCGTACGGATGAAGACGACATCGTCGTGAGCGACCCGTACGGGAACACGCTTCACGTCCCTCCCCCGGCGGGCGAGCTTCCGGATCGAATGGCGGCGATGTGCGAGTTCGCGAACTCGAAAGGCACCGACGGTGCCTTCATGTATCCCGTAGTGCGGGCGATCCTGCTGCATTTCTGGCTGGCGTTCGACCACCCTTTCGTCGACGGCAACGGGAGAACCGCACGCGCGCTCTTCTACTGGTCCATGCTGGCCGATCGCTACTGGCTGGCCGAGTACATCTCGATTTCTCGCATCCTCAAGAAAGCCCCCGGACAGTACGGGCGCGCGTTCCTCTTCACGGAGACCGACGACAACGATCTGACCTACTTCGTCCTGTACCAGCTGAGCGTGATCGACCGCGCGATCGAAGATCTCAAGGCCTACCTCCGTAAGAAGATGGCCGAGCTGCGCGAAGTGCAGGCGCTCTTGAAGCGGTCAGCCGATCTCAATCACCGGCAGCTTGCGCTGTTGGGCCACGCGTTGAAACATCCCGGCCGCTCGTACACTGTGCAATCCCATCAGACGAGCCATCGGATCTCGACCGGAACCGCGCGAACGGACCTTCTCGACCTCACCGCGCGGCATCTGCTCGACAAGCGGAAGGCGGGCAAGGCGTTCATCTTCACGGCGGCTGAAGACCTGCCCACCCGGCTGAAAGCGAGCTCCGCCGAAAAGGTGTCTCCCCCGCGGAACGCGACTGGCCGGCCCGATTGA
- a CDS encoding OsmC family protein gives MAVEITGSYTGDLKMELHHGPSGMPLATAAPRDNMGDGSSFSPTDLLAASLGSCMVTTMAIVARREGIPFERADFSLEKHMTAQPPRRVDAIPITIRLPASLTPGQRQKLEEAARTCPVHRSLLPEIRRDVQFVYE, from the coding sequence ATGGCGGTCGAGATCACCGGCAGCTACACGGGCGACCTGAAGATGGAGCTGCACCACGGCCCTTCGGGGATGCCGCTGGCCACCGCGGCGCCGCGCGACAACATGGGCGACGGGAGCTCGTTCTCGCCCACCGACCTGCTGGCCGCGTCGCTCGGCTCGTGCATGGTCACGACCATGGCCATCGTCGCGCGCCGCGAGGGCATCCCCTTCGAGCGCGCCGATTTCTCGCTCGAGAAGCACATGACCGCGCAGCCGCCGCGCCGCGTGGACGCCATCCCCATCACCATCCGCCTTCCCGCCTCGCTCACCCCCGGGCAGCGCCAGAAGCTGGAAGAGGCCGCGCGCACCTGTCCGGTGCACCGCAGCCTCCTCCCCGAGATCCGCCGCGACGTCCAGTTCGTCTACGAGTGA
- the mutY gene encoding A/G-specific adenine glycosylase, with protein MAEPLDDRALAGLRERLLEWYRANRRDLPWRSAAGQQPDPYRVWLSEVMLQQTRVDTVLRYYGRWLERFPTLQSLADAPLDDVLKAWEGLGYYSRARNFHRAVREVAMKHDGQVPRDFDTFHSLPGVGRYTAGAVSSIAFGEPAPIVDGNVRRVFARWIDEPNPTQSRLWRMAAQIAPGATPGELNQALMELGATVCTPRNPRCDRCPASHLCWAYLRGTQEERPAPVKARPLPHEDTAVAIIEHEGRFLLVRRPVDERLGGLWAFPQAVRRRGEAVAAAAERAAREGLDLAVRAGEEVATVQHTFTHVRATYHAVRCAWTGGQPVPLRYDDWVWVTPPEVETYALPVAQKRIAGLAAARMAEAEAA; from the coding sequence GTGGCCGAACCCCTCGATGACCGGGCGCTTGCCGGCCTGCGCGAGCGGCTGCTGGAGTGGTACCGCGCGAACCGGCGCGACCTCCCGTGGCGCAGCGCGGCGGGGCAGCAGCCGGACCCGTACCGCGTGTGGCTGTCCGAGGTCATGCTGCAGCAGACCCGCGTGGATACCGTGCTGCGCTACTACGGCCGCTGGCTGGAGCGCTTCCCCACGCTGCAGTCGCTGGCCGACGCGCCGCTCGACGACGTGCTGAAGGCGTGGGAGGGGCTGGGCTACTACTCACGTGCCCGCAACTTCCACCGCGCGGTCCGGGAGGTGGCGATGAAGCACGACGGGCAGGTTCCACGCGACTTCGACACGTTCCACTCGCTCCCCGGCGTGGGGCGCTACACCGCGGGCGCGGTTTCCTCCATCGCTTTCGGTGAGCCCGCGCCCATCGTGGACGGCAACGTCCGCCGCGTGTTCGCCCGCTGGATCGACGAGCCCAACCCCACGCAGTCGCGCCTCTGGCGCATGGCCGCGCAGATCGCCCCCGGCGCCACCCCCGGCGAGCTGAACCAGGCGCTGATGGAGCTGGGTGCCACCGTCTGCACCCCGCGCAACCCGCGCTGCGACCGGTGCCCCGCCAGCCACCTCTGCTGGGCCTACCTCCGCGGCACGCAGGAAGAGCGGCCCGCACCGGTGAAGGCCAGGCCGCTCCCGCACGAGGACACCGCCGTCGCCATCATCGAGCACGAGGGCCGCTTTCTTCTCGTCCGCCGGCCCGTGGACGAGCGGCTGGGCGGGCTGTGGGCGTTTCCGCAGGCGGTGCGGCGGCGCGGCGAGGCCGTGGCGGCGGCTGCCGAGCGGGCCGCGCGCGAGGGGCTGGACCTGGCCGTCCGCGCGGGCGAGGAGGTGGCCACGGTGCAGCACACCTTCACCCACGTGCGCGCCACCTACCACGCGGTGCGCTGCGCCTGGACCGGCGGCCAGCCGGTGCCGCTGCGCTACGACGACTGGGTGTGGGTCACACCTCCCGAGGTGGAGACGTACGCGCTCCCCGTCGCACAGAAGCGCATCGCCGGGCTGGCGGCGGCGCGGATGGCCGAGGCCGAGGCGGCGTAG
- a CDS encoding DinB family protein encodes MAKPKSVFDREAREEMRARMARIQPDTRPQWGKMNAGQMLAHINSALRMALGELAAKPKPSPLTFPPLRWLVIYKLPWPHGTPTAPELIATPPGEWQAELATFGDLVERLGARGPAGDWPRHPVFGRMNGKLWGDLTYKHTDHHLRQFGV; translated from the coding sequence ATGGCGAAGCCGAAGTCGGTGTTCGATCGCGAGGCGCGGGAGGAGATGCGGGCGCGGATGGCCCGCATCCAGCCCGACACGCGGCCGCAGTGGGGGAAGATGAACGCGGGGCAGATGCTGGCGCACATCAACTCCGCGCTGCGGATGGCGCTCGGCGAGCTGGCCGCGAAGCCGAAGCCCAGTCCGCTGACCTTTCCGCCGCTTCGCTGGCTGGTGATCTACAAGCTGCCGTGGCCGCACGGAACGCCGACCGCGCCGGAGCTGATCGCCACCCCGCCGGGCGAGTGGCAGGCGGAGCTCGCCACCTTCGGCGATCTCGTCGAGCGCCTGGGCGCCCGCGGCCCCGCCGGCGATTGGCCCCGCCACCCCGTCTTCGGCAGGATGAACGGCAAGCTCTGGGGCGACCTCACGTACAAGCACACCGACCATCACCTCCGCCAGTTCGGCGTCTGA
- a CDS encoding M20/M25/M40 family metallo-hydrolase — translation MRAPLSISARLLPFLAIAACARGPAAPGVGGPGAAAVPARTQVEDVRREMYALADDSMQGRYTGSPGMERAARYLAGIFREIGVQPAGEDGYFQRMPLAWTRQGGERVPRLLGAWADTAAVPAADRAVGINVVGIVPGTDPELREQVVLIDAHYDHLGTAGFGYQCHRAGADTVCNGADDDASGDVAVLEIARELRRGPPPKRTVIFLLTTGEEVGLLGTRWYIQHPARPLERMVANMEIEMIGRPDSLAGGGGRAWLTGFERSTMGEMLASAGIPIVADPRPGEHFFERSDNIAFAQRGIPAHTLSSFNLHGDYHTAADGPERIDYEHMLRVVRAAAGAARLLADGPAPVWKPGGRP, via the coding sequence ATGCGCGCACCGCTCTCCATCTCCGCCCGTCTCCTTCCGTTTCTCGCGATTGCGGCGTGCGCGCGGGGGCCCGCCGCGCCGGGCGTGGGCGGGCCGGGCGCCGCCGCCGTTCCCGCGCGCACGCAGGTCGAGGACGTGCGCCGCGAGATGTACGCGCTGGCCGACGACTCCATGCAGGGGCGCTACACCGGCTCGCCGGGGATGGAGCGCGCGGCCCGCTACCTGGCCGGCATCTTCCGCGAGATCGGCGTGCAGCCCGCGGGCGAGGACGGCTACTTCCAGCGCATGCCGCTGGCGTGGACGCGCCAGGGCGGCGAGCGCGTTCCCCGGCTGCTGGGCGCGTGGGCCGATACCGCGGCCGTCCCCGCGGCGGACCGGGCCGTCGGCATCAACGTGGTCGGCATCGTCCCCGGCACCGACCCGGAGCTGCGCGAGCAGGTGGTGCTCATCGACGCGCACTACGACCACCTGGGAACCGCGGGATTCGGATACCAGTGCCACCGCGCGGGCGCCGACACCGTGTGCAACGGCGCGGACGACGACGCCTCGGGCGACGTGGCGGTGCTGGAGATCGCCCGCGAGCTGCGCCGCGGGCCGCCGCCGAAGCGCACCGTGATCTTCCTGCTCACGACGGGGGAGGAGGTGGGGCTGCTCGGCACGCGCTGGTACATCCAGCACCCCGCGCGGCCGCTGGAGCGGATGGTGGCGAACATGGAGATCGAGATGATCGGGCGGCCGGACTCGCTGGCGGGCGGCGGCGGGCGGGCGTGGCTCACCGGCTTCGAGCGGTCGACGATGGGCGAGATGCTGGCGAGCGCGGGAATCCCCATCGTCGCCGATCCGCGGCCGGGCGAGCACTTCTTCGAGCGCAGCGACAACATCGCCTTTGCCCAGCGCGGCATTCCCGCGCACACCCTGTCGTCGTTCAACCTGCACGGCGACTACCACACCGCGGCCGACGGGCCGGAGCGCATCGACTACGAGCACATGCTGCGGGTGGTCCGCGCCGCGGCCGGCGCCGCGCGGCTCCTGGCCGACGGCCCCGCGCCCGTCTGGAAGCCCGGCGGCCGCCCGTAG